The Rhododendron vialii isolate Sample 1 chromosome 5a, ASM3025357v1 genome contains a region encoding:
- the LOC131326574 gene encoding disease resistance protein RPV1-like isoform X1, translating into MAPQYIYDVFLSFSGFDTRNNFTSHLLAALEQHGIHTFRDDRKLNKGEYIRYELLKAIEESRISLVVLSKSYATSSWCLDELVKIMECKKALQQIVLPIFYYVEPSDVRVQKGSLAEAFSKHEECFKKGSDGRVEKWREALTEVANLSGWDVPKVANGDEAHLIRQVVEEVQKKLYLAHVHVACHQIGPESRLQKLKKKLKTERDDVRIVAIWGIGGIGKTTIAKKLYNLIQHEFEGLSMASSSSANTANDYPTYPTCKCGKAAPLRRSKAIPNQGRRFLGCANYEIRQKRCNYFHWVDPPTREKELEAKKVGLGRNSEDMGKMIQQLSKEKKKLKKKMMAQEAKVNLKKKLMAQEAKVNLKKKLMAQEAKANSYKMKCMMLIVACIILWLTIILFKSVTNNSNLKLYY; encoded by the exons atggCACCACAATACATATATGATGTCTTCTTGAGTTTCAGCGGGTTCGATACCCGCAACAATTTTACCAGCCATCTTTTAGCCGCTTTAGAGCAACATGGCATTCATACATTCAGAGACGACAGAAAGCTCAACAAAGGAGAGTATATTCGCTATGAACTTCTGAAGGCAATTGAGGAATCGAGAATTTCGCTGGTCGTTCTCTCAAAAAGTTATGCCACATCTAGCTGGTGCCTTGACGAACTTGTGAAGATCATGGAGTGCAAAAAGGCCTTGCAACAGATTGTTCTGCCGATATTTTATTACGTCGAGCCATCCGATGTGAGGGTGCAGAAGGGGAGTCTTGCAGAAGCATTTTCCAAGCACGAAGAGTGTTTTAAAAAGGGTTCAGATGGCAGGGTGGAGAAGTGGAGGGAAGCTCTCACTGAGGTTGCCAATTTGTCCGGTTGGGATGTGCCAAAGGTGGCCAATGG TGACGAAGCACACTTAATTCGGCAAGTCGTTGAAGAGGTTCAAAAGAAATTATATCTTGCTCATGTTCATGTTGCATGCCACCAAATTGGACCAGAGTCTCGTCTTCAAAAACTCAAGAAGAAGTTGAAAACGGAACGAGATGATGTTCGCATTGTTGCAATATGGGGGATTGGTGGAATTGGTAAGACAACAATAGCTAAAAAGTTATATAATCTCATCCAACATGAGTTTGAAG gttTGTCCATggcttcttcttcctctgccaACACCGCGAATGACTATCCTACTTATCCTACTTGCAAGTGTGGGAAGGCAGCCCCCCTTCGAAGGTCAAAAGCTATTCCAAATCAAGGAAGAAGATTCTTAGGGTGTGCCAATTATGAG ATACGGCAAAAAAGATGCAACTACTTCCATTGGGTTGATCCACCCACTAGAGAGAAAGAATTGGAGGCAAAGAAGGTTGGGCTTGGGCGAAACAGTGAGGACATGGGAAAGATGATCCAACAACTAAgcaaagagaagaagaagctgaagaagaaaatgatggcACAGGAGGCTAAAGTGAACTTGAAGAAGAAGTTGATGGCACAAGAGGCTAAAGTGAACTTGAAGAAGAAGTTGATGGCCCAAGAGGCTAAAGCCAACTCCTACAAAATGAAGTGCATGATGCTAATAGTTGCATGCATCATTCTGTGGTTAACAATTATACTGTTTAAGAGTGTGACAAACAACAGCAATCTCAAGTTATATTATTAA
- the LOC131326574 gene encoding disease resistance protein RPV1-like isoform X2, translating to MAPQYIYDVFLSFSGFDTRNNFTSHLLAALEQHGIHTFRDDRKLNKGEYIRYELLKAIEESRISLVVLSKSYATSSWCLDELVKIMECKKALQQIVLPIFYYVEPSDVRVQKGSLAEAFSKHEECFKKGSDGRVEKWREALTEVANLSGWDVPKVANGDEAHLIRQVVEEVQKKLYLAHVHVACHQIGPESRLQKLKKKLKTERDDVRIVAIWGIGGIGLSMASSSSANTANDYPTYPTCKCGKAAPLRRSKAIPNQGRRFLGCANYEIRQKRCNYFHWVDPPTREKELEAKKVGLGRNSEDMGKMIQQLSKEKKKLKKKMMAQEAKVNLKKKLMAQEAKVNLKKKLMAQEAKANSYKMKCMMLIVACIILWLTIILFKSVTNNSNLKLYY from the exons atggCACCACAATACATATATGATGTCTTCTTGAGTTTCAGCGGGTTCGATACCCGCAACAATTTTACCAGCCATCTTTTAGCCGCTTTAGAGCAACATGGCATTCATACATTCAGAGACGACAGAAAGCTCAACAAAGGAGAGTATATTCGCTATGAACTTCTGAAGGCAATTGAGGAATCGAGAATTTCGCTGGTCGTTCTCTCAAAAAGTTATGCCACATCTAGCTGGTGCCTTGACGAACTTGTGAAGATCATGGAGTGCAAAAAGGCCTTGCAACAGATTGTTCTGCCGATATTTTATTACGTCGAGCCATCCGATGTGAGGGTGCAGAAGGGGAGTCTTGCAGAAGCATTTTCCAAGCACGAAGAGTGTTTTAAAAAGGGTTCAGATGGCAGGGTGGAGAAGTGGAGGGAAGCTCTCACTGAGGTTGCCAATTTGTCCGGTTGGGATGTGCCAAAGGTGGCCAATGG TGACGAAGCACACTTAATTCGGCAAGTCGTTGAAGAGGTTCAAAAGAAATTATATCTTGCTCATGTTCATGTTGCATGCCACCAAATTGGACCAGAGTCTCGTCTTCAAAAACTCAAGAAGAAGTTGAAAACGGAACGAGATGATGTTCGCATTGTTGCAATATGGGGGATTGGTGGAATTG gttTGTCCATggcttcttcttcctctgccaACACCGCGAATGACTATCCTACTTATCCTACTTGCAAGTGTGGGAAGGCAGCCCCCCTTCGAAGGTCAAAAGCTATTCCAAATCAAGGAAGAAGATTCTTAGGGTGTGCCAATTATGAG ATACGGCAAAAAAGATGCAACTACTTCCATTGGGTTGATCCACCCACTAGAGAGAAAGAATTGGAGGCAAAGAAGGTTGGGCTTGGGCGAAACAGTGAGGACATGGGAAAGATGATCCAACAACTAAgcaaagagaagaagaagctgaagaagaaaatgatggcACAGGAGGCTAAAGTGAACTTGAAGAAGAAGTTGATGGCACAAGAGGCTAAAGTGAACTTGAAGAAGAAGTTGATGGCCCAAGAGGCTAAAGCCAACTCCTACAAAATGAAGTGCATGATGCTAATAGTTGCATGCATCATTCTGTGGTTAACAATTATACTGTTTAAGAGTGTGACAAACAACAGCAATCTCAAGTTATATTATTAA